From one Anaeromyxobacter diazotrophicus genomic stretch:
- the thpR gene encoding RNA 2',3'-cyclic phosphodiesterase, with protein sequence MNLRLFVALEPSELIHRRLAALQGELRRAAGGAAEQVKWVSPEGVHLTLQFLGAVPEERLPAIQGAVGRAAAGSAPLELAVAGAGAFPSARRARVLWAAVAGDVAPLAALVAALGRELAPLGFTPEERPFAAHLTLGRARDARGLPGLAAALAHAGGGTEARWRAAEVVLFRSHLSPHGARYEALYRAPLGR encoded by the coding sequence GTGAACCTCCGCCTGTTCGTGGCGCTCGAGCCGTCCGAGCTCATCCACCGGCGCCTGGCTGCGCTGCAGGGCGAGCTGCGGCGGGCGGCCGGCGGCGCCGCCGAGCAGGTGAAGTGGGTCTCGCCGGAGGGCGTCCACCTCACCCTGCAGTTCCTCGGGGCGGTGCCCGAGGAGCGGCTCCCGGCCATCCAGGGAGCCGTGGGGCGGGCCGCCGCCGGGAGCGCGCCGCTCGAGCTGGCGGTGGCCGGCGCGGGCGCCTTCCCCAGCGCGCGCCGCGCGCGCGTGCTGTGGGCGGCGGTCGCGGGCGACGTCGCGCCGCTGGCCGCGCTCGTCGCCGCGCTCGGGCGCGAGCTCGCGCCGCTCGGCTTCACCCCGGAGGAGCGGCCCTTCGCGGCGCACCTCACCCTGGGGAGAGCGCGCGACGCCCGCGGCCTGCCGGGGCTCGCCGCCGCGCTGGCCCACGCCGGCGGCGGTACCGAGGCGCGCTGGCGCGCCGCCGAGGTGGTCCTGTTCCGGTCCCACCTTTCCCCTCACGGCGCGCGCTACGAGGCGCTGTACCGGGCGCCCCTCGGCCGCTGA
- a CDS encoding aminotransferase-like domain-containing protein: MERGLPRYEAIARRFARAVEDGTLAPGEKLPSVRKMRVDEGVSASTVLQALAQLEAAGLVEARPRSGYYVKVRAVLPVPRPSAPAPHAATSLDGVSALVAGIYRAAADPGLIHLGTATPAPALLPTRALARAVAAEARRSVTGGIEVTYPPGLHALRRLVAQRAVAAGCELSEDDLIVTNGATEALQLALLAVTSRGDTVAVESPAYYGTLLAVEALGLRVMEVPCHPETGMDVDELARRMLERRVAAVLAVPSFSNPLGSCMPDESKRRLVELLADRAVPLLEDDVYGDLAFGPARPRPAKAFDRDGTVIYCGSFSKTLAPGFRLGYVAPGRWHDRVEVLKFATSVATATLTQRALARFLAEGGYDRHLRALRARLEHNVARAAAAVAAEFPAGTRVSRPRGGCFLWIEMPAEVDALELHGRALEMGVSIAPGHIFSASGAHASSLRISCGDPWSERIDGAIRLVGRLARRLLEAS; encoded by the coding sequence GTGGAGCGCGGGCTCCCGCGCTACGAGGCGATCGCGCGCCGGTTCGCGCGGGCGGTGGAGGACGGCACGCTCGCGCCGGGCGAAAAGCTCCCTTCCGTCAGGAAGATGCGCGTGGACGAAGGCGTCTCGGCCTCCACCGTGCTGCAGGCCCTGGCGCAGCTGGAGGCGGCCGGCCTGGTCGAGGCGCGCCCGCGCTCGGGCTACTACGTGAAGGTGCGCGCCGTGCTCCCGGTGCCGCGGCCCTCCGCGCCGGCGCCCCACGCGGCCACCTCGCTCGACGGCGTGAGCGCGCTCGTGGCCGGCATCTACCGGGCCGCGGCCGATCCGGGGCTCATCCACCTCGGGACCGCCACGCCGGCGCCAGCGCTCCTCCCCACCCGGGCGCTCGCGCGGGCGGTGGCGGCCGAGGCGCGGCGGTCGGTCACCGGGGGGATCGAGGTGACCTATCCGCCGGGGCTGCACGCCCTCCGGCGGCTCGTCGCGCAGCGCGCCGTGGCCGCCGGCTGCGAGCTGTCCGAGGACGACCTCATCGTCACGAACGGCGCCACCGAGGCGCTCCAGCTGGCGCTGCTCGCGGTGACGTCACGCGGCGACACCGTCGCCGTCGAGTCGCCCGCCTACTACGGCACGCTGCTCGCCGTGGAGGCGCTGGGCCTGCGGGTGATGGAGGTGCCCTGCCACCCCGAGACCGGGATGGACGTGGACGAGCTGGCGCGCCGGATGCTCGAGCGGCGGGTGGCGGCGGTGCTGGCGGTGCCGAGCTTCTCGAACCCCCTCGGGAGCTGCATGCCGGACGAGTCGAAGCGGCGGCTGGTCGAGCTGCTCGCCGACCGCGCCGTGCCGCTGCTCGAGGACGACGTCTACGGCGACCTCGCCTTCGGCCCGGCGCGCCCGCGGCCGGCCAAGGCGTTCGACCGCGACGGCACGGTCATCTACTGCGGGTCCTTCTCGAAGACGCTCGCCCCCGGGTTCCGGCTCGGCTACGTCGCGCCGGGCCGCTGGCACGACCGGGTCGAGGTGCTCAAGTTCGCGACCAGCGTGGCGACCGCCACGCTCACGCAGCGCGCCCTGGCGCGCTTCCTCGCCGAGGGCGGCTACGACCGGCACCTGCGCGCGCTGCGCGCCCGGCTCGAGCACAACGTGGCGCGCGCGGCGGCGGCGGTGGCGGCCGAGTTCCCGGCCGGCACGCGCGTGTCGCGCCCCCGCGGCGGCTGCTTCCTGTGGATCGAGATGCCGGCCGAGGTGGACGCGCTCGAGCTGCACGGGCGCGCCCTGGAGATGGGCGTCTCGATCGCGCCGGGGCACATCTTCTCCGCCTCGGGCGCCCACGCCAGCAGCCTCCGCATCTCGTGCGGCGACCCCTGGAGCGAGCGCATCGACGGCGCCATCCGGCTGGTGGGCCGGCTGGCCCGGCGCCTGCTGGAGGCGAGTTAG
- the glmU gene encoding bifunctional UDP-N-acetylglucosamine diphosphorylase/glucosamine-1-phosphate N-acetyltransferase GlmU yields the protein MATPRRRTPVAAIVLAAGKGTRMKTRRAKVLHEVCGRPLVYYPVKRALEAGADPVVVVVGHQAEEVEAALRAHLPGAPLRFAVQKEQLGTAHAVLSARPSLRGFDGEVLILSGDTPLLTTETLRAVLRRRGRAALAFATMTLENPTGYGRVVHAPHGGPALVVEEKDATDQERLIREVNAGLYCAEAAFLWKTLSRVGSKNAQREFYLTDLVALAAEGPGAVAARVPPFEAAGVNDQEELSLAARALTRRLAERLMRAGVTLEDPERFDCDEGVEVGPDTVLEPSVRLRGATRVGAGCRVGQGSILTDTTVADGAVVKPYCVFEQAVVGPAALVGPFSRLRPGADVGAGAHVGNFVELKKTRLGAGAKANHLTYLGDATIGAGTNVGCGTVTCNYDGEKKHPTTIGERAFIGSDAILVAPITIGDGAYVAAGSTLTEDVPAGALALGRSRQVNKEGWVAAHQAAQPAAPAARRAGARRPRRAAG from the coding sequence ATGGCTACCCCTCGCCGCCGCACGCCCGTCGCCGCCATCGTCCTCGCCGCCGGCAAGGGCACCCGCATGAAGACCCGCCGCGCCAAGGTCTTGCACGAGGTGTGTGGCCGGCCGCTCGTCTACTATCCGGTGAAGCGCGCGCTGGAGGCCGGCGCCGACCCGGTGGTGGTGGTGGTCGGGCACCAGGCCGAGGAGGTCGAGGCGGCGCTCCGCGCCCACCTCCCGGGCGCGCCGCTGCGCTTCGCGGTCCAGAAGGAGCAGCTCGGGACGGCGCACGCGGTGCTCTCGGCGCGCCCGTCCTTGCGCGGCTTCGACGGCGAGGTGCTCATCCTGTCCGGCGACACGCCGCTGCTCACCACCGAGACCCTGCGCGCGGTGCTCCGCCGGCGCGGGCGGGCAGCGCTCGCCTTCGCGACGATGACGCTCGAGAACCCCACCGGCTACGGGCGGGTGGTCCACGCGCCGCACGGGGGGCCGGCGCTGGTGGTGGAGGAGAAGGACGCCACCGACCAGGAGCGGCTCATCCGCGAGGTGAACGCCGGGCTCTACTGCGCCGAGGCGGCGTTCCTGTGGAAGACGCTGTCGCGCGTCGGCTCGAAGAACGCGCAGCGCGAGTTCTACCTCACCGACCTCGTCGCCCTGGCGGCGGAGGGGCCGGGCGCGGTGGCGGCGCGCGTCCCGCCCTTCGAGGCGGCGGGGGTGAACGACCAGGAGGAGCTGTCGCTCGCGGCGCGCGCGCTCACCCGCCGCCTGGCCGAGCGGCTCATGCGGGCCGGGGTCACCCTGGAGGATCCCGAGCGCTTCGACTGCGACGAGGGGGTCGAGGTCGGGCCGGACACCGTGCTCGAGCCGAGCGTCCGGCTGCGCGGCGCGACGCGCGTCGGCGCCGGCTGCCGCGTCGGCCAGGGCTCGATCCTGACCGACACCACCGTCGCCGACGGCGCGGTGGTGAAGCCGTACTGCGTGTTCGAGCAGGCCGTGGTCGGCCCGGCCGCCCTCGTGGGCCCCTTCTCGCGGCTGCGCCCCGGCGCCGACGTGGGGGCGGGCGCGCACGTCGGCAACTTCGTCGAGCTCAAGAAGACGCGCCTCGGCGCGGGCGCCAAGGCGAACCACCTCACCTACCTCGGCGACGCCACCATCGGCGCGGGCACGAACGTCGGCTGCGGGACCGTCACTTGCAACTACGACGGCGAGAAGAAGCACCCGACCACCATCGGGGAACGCGCCTTCATCGGCTCGGACGCGATCCTCGTCGCCCCCATCACGATCGGTGACGGCGCCTACGTGGCGGCCGGGTCCACGCTCACCGAGGACGTGCCCGCCGGCGCGCTGGCGCTCGGGCGCTCGCGGCAGGTCAACAAGGAGGGGTGGGTGGCGGCGCACCAGGCGGCCCAGCCCGCCGCCCCGGCCGCCAGGCGGGCGGGCGCCCGCAGGCCGCGCCGCGCCGCCGGCTAG
- the glmS gene encoding glutamine--fructose-6-phosphate transaminase (isomerizing) has product MCGIVGYVGSRPCVDLIVAGLRKLEYRGYDSAGVAVVGASGLAVARSKGKLKNLVALLAEKPLPGTTGIGHTRWATHGKPSDENAHPHCYGGVAVVHNGIIENHLELKGALTAKGHVFSSETDTEIFAHLVSDALEGGAADLAGAVRTALAQVSGTYAIAVVSARRPEEIVAAKNASPLVVGFGQGESFLASDVPAILEHTRDVVYLEEGELALLTPRGIRFEGPDGRPLEKQPRRIEWSAVAAEKEGHKHFMHKEIFEQPRAVADTIRGRISLEQGDVVLDGIELSEAQARGLERLVVVACGTSWHAGCSGAQMIEALARLPTEVELASEFRYSDPIVGPRTLVVAISQSGETADTLAAVKEAKRRGAPAIAICNVVGSAIPRECAEAKEPGAPRGTLYTHAGPEIGVASTKAFTTQLAALFLLAVRLGRLRGTLAADAARTHLEALRQVPLWMDQVIRQEPSVMPVAKRCAQARDVLFLGRGAQYPVALEGALKLKEISYIHAEGYAAGEMKHGPIALIDEALPVVVLATKEPAYEKTLGNMEEVRARGGLVFAVVSEGDTLAAGLAEVALTVPHAPPLLAPLLSILPLQFLAYHVADLKGTDVDQPRNLAKSVTVE; this is encoded by the coding sequence ATGTGCGGAATCGTCGGTTACGTCGGATCGCGCCCCTGCGTGGACCTCATCGTCGCGGGGCTCAGGAAGCTCGAGTACCGCGGCTACGACTCGGCCGGGGTGGCGGTGGTCGGGGCGTCCGGCCTCGCGGTGGCCCGCTCCAAGGGCAAGCTCAAGAACCTGGTGGCGCTGCTCGCCGAGAAGCCGCTGCCGGGGACGACCGGCATCGGCCACACCCGCTGGGCCACCCACGGCAAGCCGTCCGACGAGAACGCGCACCCGCACTGCTACGGCGGGGTGGCGGTGGTGCACAACGGCATCATCGAGAACCACCTCGAGCTGAAGGGAGCGCTGACGGCGAAGGGCCACGTCTTCTCGAGCGAGACCGACACCGAGATCTTCGCCCACCTGGTCTCCGACGCCCTGGAGGGCGGGGCGGCGGACCTGGCGGGGGCGGTGCGGACGGCGCTCGCGCAGGTGTCCGGCACCTACGCCATCGCGGTCGTCTCGGCCCGGCGGCCGGAGGAGATCGTGGCGGCCAAGAACGCCTCGCCGCTGGTGGTCGGCTTCGGCCAGGGCGAGAGCTTCCTCGCCTCCGACGTGCCGGCCATCCTCGAGCACACCCGCGACGTCGTCTACCTGGAGGAGGGCGAGCTGGCGCTCCTCACGCCGCGCGGGATCCGCTTCGAGGGCCCTGACGGGCGGCCGCTCGAGAAGCAGCCGCGCCGCATCGAGTGGAGCGCGGTGGCCGCCGAGAAGGAGGGCCACAAGCACTTCATGCACAAGGAGATCTTCGAGCAGCCCCGGGCGGTGGCGGACACCATCCGCGGCCGCATCTCGCTCGAGCAGGGCGACGTGGTGCTCGACGGGATCGAGCTGTCCGAGGCGCAGGCGCGCGGCCTGGAGCGGCTGGTGGTGGTGGCCTGCGGCACGAGCTGGCACGCCGGCTGCTCCGGCGCGCAGATGATCGAGGCGCTGGCGCGGCTGCCGACCGAGGTGGAGCTGGCGAGCGAGTTCCGCTACTCCGACCCCATCGTCGGCCCGCGCACCCTCGTCGTCGCCATCTCGCAGTCGGGCGAGACCGCCGACACGCTCGCGGCCGTGAAGGAGGCGAAGCGGCGCGGCGCGCCGGCCATCGCCATCTGCAACGTGGTGGGGTCGGCCATCCCGCGCGAGTGCGCGGAGGCGAAGGAGCCCGGCGCGCCGCGCGGGACGCTCTACACGCACGCCGGGCCGGAGATCGGCGTCGCCTCGACGAAGGCCTTCACCACCCAGCTCGCCGCGCTCTTCCTGCTGGCGGTGCGGCTCGGGCGGCTGCGCGGCACGCTCGCGGCGGACGCGGCCCGGACGCACCTCGAGGCGCTGCGGCAGGTGCCGCTCTGGATGGACCAGGTGATCCGTCAGGAGCCCTCGGTGATGCCGGTGGCGAAGCGGTGCGCGCAGGCCCGCGACGTGCTCTTCCTCGGGCGCGGGGCGCAGTACCCGGTGGCCCTGGAGGGCGCGCTCAAGCTGAAGGAGATCTCGTACATCCACGCCGAGGGCTACGCCGCCGGCGAGATGAAGCACGGCCCCATCGCGCTCATCGACGAGGCGCTGCCGGTGGTGGTGCTGGCCACGAAGGAGCCGGCCTACGAGAAGACGCTCGGCAACATGGAGGAGGTCCGCGCCCGCGGCGGGCTCGTCTTCGCGGTGGTCTCCGAGGGCGACACGCTCGCCGCCGGCCTGGCCGAGGTGGCGCTCACGGTCCCGCACGCGCCGCCCCTGCTCGCGCCGCTCCTCTCCATCCTCCCGCTCCAGTTCCTCGCCTACCACGTGGCGGACCTGAAGGGGACGGACGTGGACCAGCCCCGGAACCTGGCGAAGAGCGTGACGGTGGAGTGA
- the recA gene encoding recombinase RecA, with translation MPVGPEKEKAIELAVSSIEKAFGKGSIMRLGNGEALVKDVQAVPSGSVSLDIALGVGGFPRGRIIEIYGPESSGKTTLALHAVAEAQKAGGICAFVDAEHALDVGYARKLGVRTDDLLISQPDTGEQALEITETLVRSGAIDVLVIDSVAALVPKAELEGEMGDAHMGVQARLMSQALRKLTGTIAKSQTIVIFINQIRMKIGVMFGNPETTTGGNALKFYASQRLDIRRIGAIKDGEQVIGNRTRVKVVKNKVAPPFKEVEFDIMYGQGISREGDVLDLASNENVVEKSGAWFSYGGERIGQGREQAKSFLREHPEVLAQIEAKLLERFGVKTAPAAAAPSEPAPEPEEKKQPRVKAVR, from the coding sequence ATGCCCGTCGGACCGGAGAAGGAGAAGGCGATCGAGCTGGCCGTCTCGTCCATCGAGAAGGCCTTCGGCAAGGGCTCGATCATGCGCCTCGGCAACGGGGAGGCGCTGGTGAAGGACGTCCAGGCGGTGCCCTCCGGCTCGGTGTCGCTCGACATCGCGCTCGGCGTGGGCGGCTTCCCGCGCGGCCGCATCATCGAGATCTACGGGCCGGAGTCCTCCGGCAAGACCACCCTCGCCCTGCACGCGGTGGCCGAGGCGCAGAAGGCGGGCGGCATCTGCGCCTTCGTCGACGCCGAGCACGCGCTCGACGTCGGCTACGCGCGGAAGCTCGGCGTCCGCACCGACGACCTCCTCATCTCCCAGCCCGACACCGGCGAGCAGGCGCTCGAGATCACCGAGACCCTGGTGCGGTCCGGCGCCATCGACGTGCTCGTGATCGACTCGGTGGCGGCCCTCGTCCCCAAGGCCGAGCTCGAGGGCGAGATGGGCGACGCGCACATGGGCGTGCAGGCGCGCCTCATGAGCCAGGCGCTGCGCAAGCTCACCGGCACCATCGCGAAGTCGCAGACCATCGTCATCTTCATCAACCAGATCCGCATGAAGATCGGCGTGATGTTCGGCAACCCCGAGACCACCACCGGCGGCAACGCGCTCAAGTTCTACGCCTCGCAGCGGCTCGACATCCGCCGCATCGGCGCCATCAAGGACGGCGAGCAGGTCATCGGCAACCGCACCCGCGTCAAGGTGGTGAAGAACAAGGTCGCGCCTCCCTTCAAGGAGGTCGAGTTCGACATCATGTACGGCCAGGGCATCAGCCGCGAAGGCGACGTGCTCGACCTCGCCTCGAACGAGAACGTCGTCGAGAAGAGCGGCGCCTGGTTCAGCTACGGCGGCGAGCGGATCGGGCAGGGGCGCGAGCAGGCGAAGAGCTTCCTGCGCGAGCACCCGGAGGTCCTGGCGCAGATCGAGGCGAAGCTGCTCGAGCGCTTCGGCGTCAAGACCGCGCCCGCCGCCGCGGCGCCGTCCGAGCCGGCGCCGGAGCCGGAAGAGAAGAAGCAGCCGAGGGTGAAGGCGGTCCGGTAG
- a CDS encoding class I SAM-dependent methyltransferase, which produces MDAGISSHLGAFYQDVAAFQSLVDGLEHETGAPPRAQAAMLGHGLQTLMLSAGELESHLAPSAPELLRDTQHTFRRLTSAFFCKSPNIERALTKPRGYAGDHALLDMYYTDSRVSSGVGRALDEVLYGTPAVRAVVNRKEYVKRWLAARVSRRSCAKVIDLACGPCRVERDLFDAGRVADAQLTVVDQDPEALAYARRVLGPYADLVNFVQANAIQMARAKAVPAALAGASLTVSLGLFDYLPRAIAVNLLRALRAGSAPGGELLVGNFARGNPTRTFMEWAADWVLIHRTDEEFLQLFLDAGFAPEDLRCEREAEGGLVLMVTARVT; this is translated from the coding sequence ATGGACGCAGGGATCTCGAGCCACCTCGGCGCGTTCTACCAGGACGTGGCCGCCTTCCAGTCGCTCGTGGACGGCCTCGAGCACGAGACCGGCGCGCCCCCGCGCGCGCAGGCCGCGATGCTCGGCCACGGCCTCCAGACGCTGATGCTCTCCGCGGGCGAGCTCGAGTCGCACCTCGCGCCGAGCGCGCCGGAGCTCCTGCGCGACACCCAGCACACCTTCCGGCGCCTCACCTCCGCCTTCTTCTGCAAGAGCCCCAACATCGAGCGCGCGCTCACGAAGCCGCGCGGGTACGCCGGCGATCACGCGCTGCTCGACATGTACTACACCGACTCGCGGGTGAGCTCCGGCGTCGGGCGCGCGCTCGACGAGGTGCTCTACGGCACGCCGGCGGTGCGGGCCGTGGTGAACCGCAAGGAGTACGTGAAGCGCTGGCTCGCCGCGCGCGTGAGCCGCCGCTCCTGCGCGAAGGTCATCGACCTCGCCTGCGGCCCGTGCCGCGTCGAGCGCGACCTCTTCGACGCCGGCCGCGTGGCCGACGCCCAGCTGACGGTCGTGGACCAGGATCCCGAGGCGCTCGCCTACGCCCGCCGCGTGCTCGGGCCCTACGCCGACCTGGTGAACTTCGTCCAGGCGAACGCGATCCAGATGGCGCGCGCGAAGGCCGTCCCCGCCGCCCTGGCCGGCGCCAGCCTCACCGTCTCGCTCGGCCTCTTCGACTACCTGCCGCGCGCCATCGCGGTGAACCTGCTCCGGGCCCTGCGAGCGGGCAGCGCGCCGGGCGGTGAGCTGCTCGTCGGCAACTTCGCGCGGGGCAACCCCACCCGGACGTTCATGGAGTGGGCGGCCGACTGGGTGCTCATCCACCGCACCGACGAGGAGTTCCTGCAGCTCTTCCTCGACGCGGGGTTCGCCCCCGAGGACCTCCGCTGCGAGCGCGAGGCCGAGGGCGGCCTCGTCCTCATGGTGACGGCGCGGGTGACCTAG
- a CDS encoding HNH endonuclease, translating to MTDARALSRRIASLLAEERSRLADFLVALADFDRQRGWGTLGYASLFQYLERELRLTSSAAARRMTAAALVQRFPAVVEPLRDGRVCMSVVYELSKALTPENAGEVLPRFYGLSKREAEALVAELRPVANPPRREVVTALARTAPPPRAPAAAEPPVPERTSPAKSERVQPDADLFSAPARPRDEVVPLDAELRRYHVTVSKAFLAKLDAAKDALSHAIPDGDTEAVLSAALDLLLEKADRRRGLVKKPRPAPQKPSADPRHVPAAVAREVWKRDGGRCAFRLPDGSVCGSTKRLELDHIHPVALGGRSTADNLRVACWDHNSLHAEHVFGREHMEQFRKDADRSAPSTAAGGCTSGACGEGAEAAGSTRTQRQRGTGS from the coding sequence ATGACCGACGCCCGCGCGCTCTCCCGCCGCATCGCCTCGCTCCTCGCCGAGGAGCGGAGCCGACTCGCCGACTTTCTCGTCGCCCTGGCGGACTTCGACCGTCAGCGCGGGTGGGGCACGCTCGGCTACGCCTCGCTCTTCCAGTACCTCGAGCGCGAGCTCCGGCTCACGAGCAGCGCCGCTGCCCGACGCATGACGGCCGCCGCGCTCGTCCAGCGCTTCCCGGCCGTGGTGGAGCCGCTCCGCGACGGGCGCGTCTGCATGTCGGTCGTGTACGAGCTCTCGAAGGCGCTCACCCCGGAGAACGCGGGCGAGGTGCTGCCGCGCTTCTACGGCCTCTCGAAGCGCGAGGCGGAGGCGCTCGTCGCGGAGCTGAGGCCGGTCGCGAATCCGCCGCGCCGCGAGGTGGTCACGGCGCTCGCGCGCACCGCTCCGCCGCCGCGTGCGCCCGCAGCGGCGGAGCCGCCTGTACCCGAACGGACTTCGCCGGCGAAGTCCGAAAGGGTACAGCCAGACGCAGACCTCTTCTCCGCGCCGGCTCGCCCGCGCGACGAGGTGGTGCCCCTCGACGCCGAGCTCCGCCGCTACCACGTCACCGTCTCGAAGGCGTTCCTCGCCAAGCTCGACGCGGCCAAGGACGCGCTCTCCCACGCCATCCCCGACGGCGACACCGAGGCGGTGCTCTCCGCCGCGCTCGACCTCCTCCTCGAGAAGGCCGACCGCCGGCGCGGCCTCGTGAAGAAGCCGCGGCCGGCGCCTCAGAAGCCCTCCGCCGACCCGCGCCACGTCCCGGCGGCGGTGGCTCGGGAGGTGTGGAAGCGGGACGGCGGCCGGTGTGCCTTCCGCCTGCCGGACGGGAGCGTCTGCGGCTCGACGAAGCGGCTCGAGCTCGACCACATCCACCCGGTGGCGCTCGGCGGGCGCAGCACCGCCGACAACCTGAGAGTGGCTTGCTGGGATCACAACTCCCTGCACGCGGAGCACGTCTTCGGCAGGGAGCACATGGAACAGTTCCGGAAGGACGCGGACCGGAGCGCTCCATCCACCGCCGCTGGCGGATGCACTTCAGGGGCGTGCGGCGAGGGCGCTGAGGCCGCTGGCTCGACGCGGACGCAGCGACAGCGCGGTACCGGATCGTGA
- a CDS encoding DUF2917 domain-containing protein, whose translation METSTWLMQRNAPPARETHLRLPFVHRAATQTLSLAEGAAWSVHSPRAGLVVQCETGKLWLTVEGDPEDHILLAPDRFCVPTRGRVAVLALAPSSIEVTSAPNLAH comes from the coding sequence ATGGAAACGAGCACCTGGCTCATGCAGCGCAACGCGCCTCCCGCCCGGGAGACTCACCTGCGGCTCCCCTTCGTGCACCGCGCCGCGACCCAGACGCTGTCGCTGGCCGAGGGCGCCGCCTGGAGCGTGCACTCGCCTCGCGCGGGGCTCGTGGTGCAGTGCGAGACGGGCAAGCTGTGGCTGACGGTGGAGGGCGACCCGGAGGACCACATCCTGCTCGCCCCCGACCGCTTCTGCGTGCCGACCCGCGGGCGCGTGGCGGTGCTGGCCCTCGCGCCGAGCTCCATCGAGGTCACCTCCGCTCCGAACCTGGCGCACTGA
- the ggt gene encoding gamma-glutamyltransferase → MPGLASLLSIALSTLAVSGGGAVAASHPLASEAGAQVLRRGGNAVDAAVAAAFALSVVEPQSSGLGGGGFALVWLARERRAYALDFREVAPAAATADLFSRPGAPPRASLDGALAVAVPGAVKGYAELARRFGTKPLARLVEPAARLAERGFRAGHVYATRVEERLACLRADAGAAREFLVQPDEGGARVAPAPGARVWRRDLARTLRLLGKDPDAFYRGPLARRIADAVRARGGILSEQDLARYRVRERAPLEGAYRGHRILTMPLPSAGGALLLGLVGALEPEDPRAGGYRPERFLHVMIEAEKRLYARRGALLGDPEQVPGAAAAAAEMASPAFAAALHAAIGERATPAAEVTVDRERGETSHLSVVDGEGNAVALTTTVNYYFGSCLVVPGTGLLMNDEMDDFDSAPGTPNAYGLVGRGPNAIAPGKIPLSSMTPTLVLDGRGQVALAVGAAGGARIPTAVAQAILHVVDDGMRLDEALAAPRLHHQHTPDVVQVEPNGLEAATAHALAARGHQLSFAPSRWPNAQAAGRGPGGLFEAACDPRYEGAPAVP, encoded by the coding sequence ATGCCTGGGCTCGCCTCCCTCCTCTCGATCGCGCTCTCGACCCTCGCCGTCTCCGGCGGGGGCGCCGTCGCCGCCTCGCACCCGCTCGCCAGCGAGGCGGGGGCGCAGGTGCTCCGGCGCGGCGGGAACGCGGTGGACGCGGCGGTGGCGGCGGCGTTCGCGCTGTCGGTCGTCGAGCCGCAGAGCTCCGGGCTCGGCGGCGGCGGGTTCGCGCTGGTGTGGCTGGCGCGCGAGCGGCGCGCCTATGCGCTCGACTTCCGCGAGGTCGCGCCGGCGGCGGCCACCGCCGACCTCTTCAGCCGCCCCGGCGCCCCGCCCCGCGCCTCGCTCGACGGTGCGCTCGCGGTGGCGGTGCCGGGGGCGGTGAAGGGCTACGCCGAGCTGGCCCGCCGCTTCGGGACGAAGCCGCTGGCGAGGCTGGTCGAGCCGGCGGCGCGGCTCGCCGAGCGCGGGTTCCGCGCCGGCCACGTCTACGCCACCCGGGTCGAGGAGCGCCTCGCGTGCCTGCGCGCGGACGCGGGCGCCGCCCGCGAGTTCCTGGTCCAGCCGGACGAGGGCGGGGCGCGCGTGGCGCCGGCGCCGGGCGCGCGCGTCTGGCGCCGGGACCTGGCCCGGACGCTGCGGCTCCTGGGGAAGGACCCCGACGCGTTCTACCGCGGGCCGCTGGCGCGCCGGATCGCGGACGCGGTGCGGGCGCGCGGCGGGATCCTCTCCGAGCAGGACCTCGCCCGCTACCGCGTGCGCGAGCGCGCGCCGCTCGAGGGCGCGTACCGGGGACACCGCATCCTCACCATGCCGCTGCCCTCGGCCGGGGGGGCGCTCCTCCTCGGCCTCGTCGGCGCGCTCGAGCCGGAGGACCCGCGCGCCGGCGGCTACCGCCCCGAGCGGTTCCTGCACGTCATGATCGAGGCGGAGAAGCGGCTCTACGCGCGCCGCGGCGCGCTCCTCGGCGATCCGGAGCAGGTGCCCGGCGCCGCCGCCGCGGCCGCCGAGATGGCGAGCCCGGCCTTCGCCGCCGCGCTCCACGCCGCCATCGGGGAGCGCGCCACGCCGGCCGCTGAGGTGACGGTCGATCGCGAGCGCGGCGAGACGAGCCACCTCTCGGTCGTGGACGGGGAGGGGAACGCGGTCGCGCTCACGACCACCGTCAACTACTACTTCGGGAGCTGCCTGGTCGTGCCGGGGACGGGGCTGCTCATGAACGACGAGATGGACGACTTCGACAGCGCGCCGGGGACCCCCAACGCTTACGGCCTGGTCGGCCGGGGCCCGAACGCGATCGCGCCCGGGAAGATCCCGCTCTCCTCCATGACCCCCACGCTCGTGCTCGACGGGCGGGGGCAGGTGGCGCTGGCGGTGGGCGCGGCCGGTGGCGCGCGCATCCCGACCGCGGTGGCGCAGGCCATCCTGCACGTGGTGGACGACGGGATGCGCCTCGACGAGGCGCTGGCGGCGCCGCGGCTGCACCACCAGCACACGCCCGACGTGGTGCAGGTGGAGCCGAACGGGCTCGAGGCCGCCACCGCGCACGCGCTGGCGGCGCGCGGCCACCAGCTCTCGTTCGCGCCCTCGCGCTGGCCCAACGCCCAGGCGGCCGGCCGCGGCCCCGGCGGCCTCTTCGAGGCCGCCTGCGATCCGCGGTACGAGGGCGCCCCGGCGGTGCCGTGA